The following proteins are encoded in a genomic region of Glycine max cultivar Williams 82 chromosome 18, Glycine_max_v4.0, whole genome shotgun sequence:
- the LOC113000135 gene encoding uncharacterized protein, translated as MEFYYFICLFLFAYLKCKVEFAHSSLKRLLQNSLGDLCSVWDAMNNMITLQHTKIKASFETSTHVVGHAFKKTLYRRLLGMVSRYVLNQIVAELERVDYAGKNPLSCGCMVRTTFGLPCAYELSKYVSGCIPLDSIHMFWRRQSFSDQGLFEPEVSIKEVMETISKRFEELDVCGKFTLKTKLWEIAYPDQNSMCPPLEKVNTKGAPKKATSRNPRSTKRDPSYLEYVDAFESMQNSNSSVRRTASSSEQPNRRMMMPMLDQFQPFMHDFIDKIVDVKADGNYEYRSVAGLLGMGEDSRSVVRNHLLKELANFSEDYIKHFGGTERFEELRMSLLVDGLTKVTMDKWMDITDMGHVIASR; from the exons atggaattttattattttatatgtttatttttatttgcgtATTTGAAATGTAAGGTTGAATTTGCTCACTCGTCTTTAAAAAGACTATTacaaaatagccttggagacttaTGCAGTGTGTGGGATGCCATGAATAACATGATTACGTTGCAGCACACGAAGATTAaagcatcatttgaaacaagtacGCATGTCGTTGGACATGCGttcaaaaaaaccttatacaggaggcttcttggaatggtttcaaggtatgtTTTAAATCAGATTGTTGCTGAATTAGAGCGTGTTGActatgctggcaagaatcccttaagttgtggttGCATGGTGAGAACCACGTttggtcttccttgtgcttatgagctatccaaatatgttagtggttgcatcccactggattcaatccatatgttctggaggagacaaagtttttcagaccaagggttatttGAGCCCGAGGTGAGCATCAAGGAAGTAATGGAAACAATATCCAAAAGATTtgaagaacttgatgtttgtggcaagtTTACTCTGAAGACTAAACTTTgggaaattgcataccctgatcagaATTCGATGTGTCCTCCTCTAGAAAAGGTTAACACAAAAGGGGCACCGAAGAAAGCTACGAGTAGGAACCCAAGGTCAACAAAGCGCGATCCATCTTACTTGGAGTATGTAGATGCCTTTGAATCTATGCAAAATAGCAATTCGTCGGTGAGGCGTACTGCATCATCCTCTGAGCAACCGAATCGAAGAATGATGATGCCCATGTTGGACCAGTTTCAGCCATTTATGCATGACTTCATTGATAagattgttgatgtcaaagctGATGGTAACTATGAATATCGGTCGGTTGccggtttattaggtatgggtgaagactCTAGGTCGGTGGTCCGCAaccatttgcttaaagaacttgccaaTTTCTCAGAAGACTATATCAAGCACTTTGGTGGCACggagagatttgaggaattaaggatgtcactacttgttgatgggttaaccaag gtgacaatggataagtggatggatataacggacatgggacatgtcattgcatcaaggtaa